The DNA sequence cTTTGCACATACACAGTGTTacgaaaaagataaaagcAGAGAAACATTTTGATATAATTAGCagaaataaatgaaacaatataattataatttcatgttcataaattaaaaaaataaaaaataacaaataaaaaagagtttATTGAAAATAGGTGCAACATAGTTAATATTGCGtgtctatattttttttttttttttttttctttcatttggTTGATTCTacagtgtatatatatatatatatgtaaatatatgtttttcctaatttattttcataaatccTATTCAGCAttagcatttttttaaaactatcAAATATTTGcagtttgtatatatatgtgaaagTGCGTgtatagtatatatgtatttatatatgcacatgcatatatgtataatatatatgatgcaTCTTCATCACTAAACGAAAAAGGAGCATTCTATGTGTGCAAACGCAGACaggaaattttattttaattttaatcttTCAATTTTGTAGAAGTCTTCctaattcataatttttttttctgttctattttttgtttgAATTAAATTAGCagtacatacattttttttttttttttacatacttgttatattcatatataactATGTATTAAAGAGTATAGacataataaatttgtacacgtgtattttgtttttcttgtataattggaaaatttaaactatatttttgttttgaaaatttttattttttatttggatttatttttttttttttttttgttttacctttttatttgtttcataCACTTATTCGTTTTGTCCtacttattatatttgttagTTTGCTTTATtcattctttcttttttataaatgcagcggttataaatataaatgagaaaaaataaattacatttgTGCATAAATAGGtgtttcatttcatttttaaaaatgtaaatatttttagacAACCGTAAATAGTGTTAGTGTAGATGTTTGAACAAGTTGTTTTAGTACATGAGTTGCTGAACTATATACTTATGTTTTcgaaaatttagaaaaactATGTGCTATATTgctatttttctatattgcTATTTTTCCATCTTGCTATATTGCTATATTgctatttttccattttgctATCGTTCCATTTTAATCTGACTACACATTCACCTAAACATTAtcttaaaatttcatttttttaagtaaatttttttaatttaaaattttctttttcctttttcctttttttttttttttttttttttttttttttttttttttttttttttttttttttttttttcttttttcttttttttttctgtttattgtcatgttttatattattctttcaaaattttccttaaaaatgaaatcgtaacgatatataaaaattatgtagcCTTTTGTTCTTTCCCCCCATGCTGTTGTAAATACATATTGTATGtttccttaaaaataaactttAATTCTgcatgaattatatatatatatatatatatataaatgtatatgtatatgtatatttataatatatacaaatgtgtATATGACTGGTTATACCCCTCTTTTTTGTGCTAAAaatgctaattttttttctttacagTAATTGCTTATTTAAACCTAatttaaagaatttatttcaaattttaattcttaaaaatagtaaaaagtTCATATTATACTGTTTCATTCATAATTAATTTGGGTAATTTTTTCTCTCCATTCATtagcttatttttatttttcacaaaaacaaaaaacaaaaaacaaaaaatacgCTCATAATTCATACACATAGATATACATACTCGTACGTATAGATATACATACTCGTACGTATAGATATACATACTCGTACGTATAGATATACATACCGTACACATAGATGCAcaaatacgtacatacatatatgcatatatacataaagtCTACGTACATTTGCAGCTACTTAGACATTAGTTTGTGTTTCCTTATAACCCCTACTGTTTCTACGTCGTAAAAGTATTTTCAACCACTGCTCGTACAGATGTACGTGTATATCTACGCGcatatacgtacgtatatatatacatacatacgtacatacatatataaatacattcgtacatatatacatacataaatacattcgtacacatatacatacacatatacatacaaatatgcgtacacatatacgtacatatatatatatatatacgcataaacctacatgtatatacaaattagACAGTCTTTCAATTTCATGTATTCATGTTAAAAGAACACTTTATGTATggtaaaagttttttttccttttttttttttttttttactattattttaattaaaagcTAGAGAAGATTCTTTAAACATAAATTCTTCTTGTACATGTATGAATAGAAAACATAGCATGTAGagcttttaatttttatattatttataaaaattttaattttctaaaaatatactagATGAATATATTGCTACTaatgtatttaattaaaacaatttGTTATATCCTTGTCTAACTCAGTGAatctactatttttttttttttttttttttttttttttttttataattaattaatgtaGTAGCTTATGTTAACCTATGTActatgggaaaaaaaagaaaaaaaggatcatgtatgtatatatgtacataaacaaatacatacatggGCTTTTTActtcctttctttttatgtcttttctttttatatctttttatttcttttcttttttttcatttcttttttttctttttctttttctttttcttttttttttatgaaattttccattaattaaaaaattttacaaataattttttcaaaaataaacaagTGCCTCAACAGATAAAAGCTTAGATACTTACAGATGTACCCCTTGTATTATTTGAATAAGTACCAAAAAGTTCTCagctttattattatataatttttttttattttcctgtGTAAGCTTTTATTCTCCCTTAACTTCTTATCTATTTATTACTTCTATAttatcttcttttcttttcacaTCACTACTTATCGCTTCTCATTTGTTCATTCTTCTTTTctctttccctttttttttgtttattctaTAATCTAACCCATTTAAAGAATCAAAGGAGGAGAGGGGATTTatttgtatgcatatatatgtgtatatatatgtatgtatatgtgtaaaaaGATGATGGTCAATATACTACAAGATGATgcatttgaaaaaaagaaaaaaagaagactATGCGATGTTGTTCATCCAAATCTGACGGATTTAAATTATAGTTTATTAGATCAAAAGAAAATCAACAATCATAATGGAAGTAGTGATAACGGAAGTAGAGATAACGGAAGTAGAGATAACGGAAGTAGAGATAACGGAAGTAGAGATAACGGAAGTAGAGATAACGGAAGTAGAGATAACGGAAGTAGAGATAACGAAAGCAGTAAAAATGGAAGCAGTAAAAATGGAGGTAGTAAAAATGGAGGTAGTAAAAATGAAGGtggtaaaaataaaggtagtaaaaatgaagatagTAAAAATGGAAGTATTGACAACAGCAGCAGTGATCATAGCAGTTGTTgtaaaaccaaaaaaattataaaactggaaaatgaaaaaatagaggattattttattataaagaatTTTCTACCTATATGTGAAGagtttttgttaaaaaactACCAAAatctttttatgtatttatttaataacaaacaagaggaaataaataaaattagaatcAAGCAGGAGCGGGAAGAACAGGAACAAGCGAATGATGATGAGCCTGTTAATGCAAATACAGAGGAACATTTGCAAGTACAAGGAAAACAAAAGGGAGAGGGGTATAACAACTGTTCTGAGTATACAAAAGAAACAGAGATAAATAGATCATATAATGCAGAGGaagaaaaggagaaaaaaaaagaaaagaaaaagtgtTATAATTCTGAAGCCGGAGGTAAGGAAAAAGACAGAGATGACAAACCTGACATTgtatcaaatataaaaaagaaattttcattaacatcatttaatttatatgaaagtTATGTACGAGTAACTAAAAAATCGTTAAGGGAAATAGAGTTACCATTTGATCGAGCTGTGTTATTAAATGTTATTGATAAGAAagataattcaaaaaaaattataaaaataattaacaaaaaaaaagtattaaatgCATTTGGGGAATCATGGGAACATATgattgaatatattatttctttaaaagagcataaaaatttaatgaaaatatttgatatatatgatgatggaaaaaacttttatataataatggaaaAGTTATATGGAAAAGAACTTTATAGTTTTCTAGTTTATAAAAAGCAAGTGAAAGAAAGTAtctgtaaatatataattagcCAAATATTACAAGCAGTTAATTATTTGCATTACCACAATATCATTCACAGAGATATTAAACCTGAAAATCTTATGttcagaaataaaaagagaaaagatAAAACGTATGAATACAATTACGAGTTGGTACTCATTGATTATGACACCTGCcaatttataaacaaaagTTATGGCAGTACTTGCAGGAATAGCGGTTACAACAATTATGGTCAGTACATCCAGTACAACCATTACAACTACTACatcaataataacaataaccaCTGCAATTATTATAACTTCTATACACAACATAACCTCATTTACTCGACTATAAATGGAATTATAGGTAGTCCCCTGTTAACACCAAATAAAATCATTGCTAGTGAATGTACAAAGTTATGTAGACAAAACCATGAATCGAAACAGCCAAAACAAATTTGCTCTAAGGAAATCAACCTGACCCAGCAAGCTAATTGCACTGAATGGACTTctgaaaaaatacatacgAAAATGTTAGAAGTTAGAAGGGGAGAAAAAACAGGGAAGGATGATGTCGGTACTGCCATATCTACCAGTGCTGCTGTTGGTGCTAAGGCTTGGGCTCATGCAGGAGATTCTGGGGAAGGCGCAGTTATCCAACAGAACAGTAAATCATATCAAGGTAGAAGACAAATAAAGTTAGTAGGTACATATGGGTACATAGCTCCAGAAATCATAAAAGGATTCAATTATTCTATATCATCTGATATGTGGTCTGTaggaattatattttatattttgatgaCAGGAATTACTCCACTCCCTATGTGTCTAATggttaattataaaaatacaaaagaaatattattaaaaaaagaaaagaaaggaattaattttaatctcttatcatttaataattacCCTTTAGCAAAAGATTTATGTGAAAAACTTTTGCAATTCGATCCTAATAAGAGAATGCCTGACTCTATCATTGCATCCAATCACCCCTggcttaaatattttaatattttaaaaaaaaatattacggATTTGAGATTTGGAAATAATGACATAAATTGTTGTTTTAGCCCCAACAAGcagataaataataattgctATGAAAGGATTAACATGAATGGTAATAATAGGATAAGCTATAAAAATTGTGATCCTAATAATTGCTCTTGTATCAGTGGAAGTGTTAACAATAGCTTCAATGGTTGCAGAAAGTGTTACAACTGCAATAGAGAGCATCTTAAGAGCTCATGTAAGAAGGGAGGAGATCACTCAGTCATTCCGTGTTACATGAACAAAGATTTATACAATGAGTACTATAAGAAATGCTATGAGTCCGGAAATTTCAATGCCATTAGTTTATATTGCAGTGGTACATATTGCTGTAATAGACATAGTAACGATAATGGTAGTAAATTTACTAATGGTGAaggtagtagcagtagtaatgGTAATAACCATATGAAGGGGAAGCAAAAAAGCAACTCGcacaacaataataatgatgaagaTATGATGCACCATGCTTCAATTGAGAAAAAAGGTTTTTTGTCTAACCAACAAAACgcatgtaaaaataaaggtgTTGAACACGTATTATTCACAGATACTAGTTTCCCCAACTATTtatttcacaaaaaaaaatataacattagTGGTGATATTATTGTCAATACGCATTTAAATGGGGGGATAAGTAAAGGAGGAGTGAGTAAAAGAGGAGTAAGTAAAGGAGGAGTAAGTAAAGGGGGGGTAAGCAAAAATGCAAAGACAGATGGCACATCCCATTGCGGCTGCAATAATGTTCATCAACATGACCATGATTTATCAATTAACTTTACTACTAACAATTCGATGAAATTATTtccaaaaaagaaaaataaagaggaaggaaaaataaaacaaaaaatacattcGCTAAAACAGATAAACGAACAAACCAGCTATGATGAAGCTCTAGGGGAACACATAGTACTAAACAATCACAAGCATGTGCATTCAAACGGTGTATCTACAAACGGGTGCAATGACTCTATACATTTATTTGAAAacttaatagaaaaaaagaaaaaaaaatatctttcCTCTACTAACAAATTTAATGATTTTTCTATCAACAACGAGGGAATTGTTCAAAGCAGTAACCAGTTCCATTTGCAGAAAGAGGGAGATGAAAAGGTAAAGGACAGCAACAATGCTGGCATTGTTGGCAGTATTGAAAGTGGCAGTAACAATAGCAGAAGTAGAGGGAAAAATTACAACGAAACTGCGAAAAATTGCCAACAGGAAGAATGCACGCACACTCATGAAAGACTTCAGATGATTCCAATGAATATGGTAATACAACATGATTGGAACAATccaaatgataaaaaaaataagttgtTGGTAAATaacatgaataatatatatgagcaGAATAAAAGTAAGGAATTTAACAACTACACATATGATGatggtaatagtaatagtaataaatatatcaacagtaatagcaataatagcagtaacaGTATTACATATCGCGGACCTTTAAGGTCAAAATGGCCAGGTTTATATTCCAGTAACAGGAtagtgaaaaataatatatatgaagaaaaaaatcaaGAATATAGCGATGACAATAATATAGGCAATCATggcaatataaataatggtAATAACAATTACTACTATACTTGTTACACACATATACCTCAAAATGTACATGAATTGAGTgaagaaattaatatatacgaGTTATATAATAACACAAATAGTGATGATAAGGATAGCTACTCGAACGTACATAATAATAGCCCCACTCAGTATAGTTTTCTCATTAACAATTCCATTAACAATTATGTAATTAACAGCGTTCATCATGAacatagtaataacaataataacacCAATAACAagaacaatagtaataacaacaatagtaacaacaacaatagtaacaacaacaatagtaacaacaacaatagtaacaacaacaatagtaacaacaacaatagtaacaacaacaatagtaacaacaacaataataataataatcataataacagtaattaCAATGGTTCATTTGTGATTGGggttaattataatatgtacaaaaatagaataaacaATATATCGACTCTTTCTGGAATTAGCAATAATAATGTCAAcaacataaaattttataataactcTATGTCAACTAAGAATAATTTCGTGTATGCGaatttattaacaaataCAGGTTCGTGCGATTCTTCATCCGTAGTACCcaaaaatgaagataaaaatgaaaatcgAAATGTATGCAAAGGTGGATGCAAAGATGGATGTATAAATGGAAGCAGAAATGGATGTAGATGTGcgtgtaaaaataaaaaaaactttacCTACgccag is a window from the Plasmodium brasilianum strain Bolivian I chromosome 9, whole genome shotgun sequence genome containing:
- a CDS encoding calcium/calmodulin-dependent protein kinase, whose product is MMVNILQDDAFEKKKKRRLCDVVHPNLTDLNYSLLDQKKINNHNGSSDNGSRDNGSRDNGSRDNGSRDNGSRDNGSRDNGSRDNESSKNGSSKNGGSKNGGSKNEGGKNKGSKNEDSKNGSIDNSSSDHSSCCKTKKIIKLENEKIEDYFIIKNFLPICEEFLLKNYQNLFMYLFNNKQEEINKIRIKQEREEQEQANDDEPVNANTEEHLQVQGKQKGEGYNNCSEYTKETEINRSYNAEEEKEKKKEKKKCYNSEAGGKEKDRDDKPDIVSNIKKKFSLTSFNLYESYVRVTKKSLREIELPFDRAVLLNVIDKKDNSKKIIKIINKKKVLNAFGESWEHMIEYIISLKEHKNLMKIFDIYDDGKNFYIIMEKLYGKELYSFLVYKKQVKESICKYIISQILQAVNYLHYHNIIHRDIKPENLMFRNKKRKDKTYEYNYELVLIDYDTCQFINKSYGSTCRNSGYNNYGQYIQYNHYNYYINNNNNHCNYYNFYTQHNLIYSTINGIIGSPLLTPNKIIASECTKLCRQNHESKQPKQICSKEINLTQQANCTEWTSEKIHTKMLEVRRGEKTGKDDVGTAISTSAAVGAKAWAHAGDSGEGAVIQQNSKSYQGRRQIKLVGTYGYIAPEIIKGFNYSISSDMWSVGIIFYILMTGITPLPMCLMVNYKNTKEILLKKEKKGINFNLLSFNNYPLAKDLCEKLLQFDPNKRMPDSIIASNHPWLKYFNILKKNITDLRFGNNDINCCFSPNKQINNNCYERINMNGNNRISYKNCDPNNCSCISGSVNNSFNGCRKCYNCNREHLKSSCKKGGDHSVIPCYMNKDLYNEYYKKCYESGNFNAISLYCSGTYCCNRHSNDNGSKFTNGEGSSSSNGNNHMKGKQKSNSHNNNNDEDMMHHASIEKKGFLSNQQNACKNKGVEHVLFTDTSFPNYLFHKKKYNISGDIIVNTHLNGGISKGGVSKRGVSKGGVSKGGVSKNAKTDGTSHCGCNNVHQHDHDLSINFTTNNSMKLFPKKKNKEEGKIKQKIHSLKQINEQTSYDEALGEHIVLNNHKHVHSNGVSTNGCNDSIHLFENLIEKKKKKYLSSTNKFNDFSINNEGIVQSSNQFHLQKEGDEKVKDSNNAGIVGSIESGSNNSRSRGKNYNETAKNCQQEECTHTHERLQMIPMNMVIQHDWNNPNDKKNKLLVNNMNNIYEQNKSKEFNNYTYDDGNSNSNKYINSNSNNSSNSITYRGPLRSKWPGLYSSNRIVKNNIYEEKNQEYSDDNNIGNHGNINNGNNNYYYTCYTHIPQNVHELSEEINIYELYNNTNSDDKDSYSNVHNNSPTQYSFLINNSINNYVINSVHHEHSNNNNNTNNKNNSNNNNSNNNNSNNNNSNNNNSNNNNSNNNNSNNNNSNNNNNNNNHNNSNYNGSFVIGVNYNMYKNRINNISTLSGISNNNVNNIKFYNNSMSTKNNFVYANLLTNTGSCDSSSVVPKNEDKNENRNVCKGGCKDGCINGSRNGCRCACKNKKNFTYASSSSNCTYIHYNTPPNLCPDNKFENTLNPFVYEYCMVNEKERPQFYMSTVFEDYEEQTKKKKRKKISAY